One window of Cervus elaphus chromosome 2, mCerEla1.1, whole genome shotgun sequence genomic DNA carries:
- the LOC122677340 gene encoding mas-related G-protein coupled receptor member A1-like has protein sequence MDDYCEMNHSSTDAAELAEGSHDVEHVTLRSLTVVVSLCGLAGNGIVIWFVRLSHKKTSFLIYSLNLAIADFMNLSFQILFSVRQILKLFLHRCFGLHALFMVLRWFFYLTGLSIMTAISFQRCLSILFPIWYRCHCPKHLSAIASSQKHQPRKLYLVLLLSFLGFLFDLPLSIIRFYTTEKKNPIFNDICVLLCCVNSTANPAVYFFIGGLQRERPAESLKAVLQRALGEETEDAEDQKVIPAGKTESVGL, from the exons ATGGACGATTATTGCGAGATGAATCACTCCAGCACTGACGCTGCGGAGCTGGCTGAAGGATCCCACGATGTTGAGCATGTGACCCTCCGGTCCCTCACCGTGGTTGTGTCCCTCTGTGGACTGGCGGGAAATGGAATCGTGATCTGGTTTGTCCGTCTGTCTCACAAGAAGACCTCCTTCCTCATCTACAGCCTCAACCTGGCCATCGCGGATTTCATGAATCTCAGCTTCCAGATTCTGTTCTCTGTCCGCCAAATCCTGAAGCTGTTCCTCCACCGCTGCTTTGGTCTTCATGCCCTCTTTATGGTCCTGAGGTGGTTCTTCTACCTCACTGGCCTGAGCATCATGACCGCCATCAGCTTCCAGCGCTGTCTGTCCATCCTCTTCCCTATCTGGTATCGGTGTCATTGCCCCAAGCACCTGTCGGCCATC GCCAGCTCCCAGAAGCATCAGCCCAGAAAGCTCTACCTGGTCCTCCTGCTCTCATTCCTGGGCTTCCTCTTCGACCTGCCCCTCAGTATCATCCGGTTCTatacaactgagaaaaaaaatcccatcttTAATGACATCTGTGTCCTCCTGTGCTGCGTCAACAGCACGGCCAACCCTGCCGTTTACTTCTTCATCGGGGGCCTTCAGAGGGAGCGGCCCGCAGAGAGCCTCAAGGCAGTCCTTCAGAGAGCCCTGggtgaggagacagaggatgcCGAGGACCAGAAAGTGATTCCAGCGGGCAAGACGGAGAGCGTGGGCCTCTGA